One window of the Halobacillus litoralis genome contains the following:
- a CDS encoding SDR family NAD(P)-dependent oxidoreductase gives MKPTALITGASGGIGYELAKLFAKSGYNLIVVARTEEKLLQLKTELEGHPVTIIPQDLSEPGAAEIVYDKVKELGLTVSVLVNNAGFGLNGYFDELPLLDQQKMLQVNVNALTELTHLFLPEIKAARFRSIPKGVLNVASTAAFQPGPKMSVYYASKAYVLSLSEALVEELKDTSVTISTLCPGATDTNFFKTAKAEHTKLVNSTMSSESVAKAGFLGFVKGKRVIIPGTANQSMAYLSKWLPRSVSAKFAHYIDS, from the coding sequence ATGAAACCTACTGCACTGATCACCGGCGCCTCTGGCGGCATCGGTTATGAATTAGCTAAACTTTTCGCAAAATCCGGTTATAACTTAATCGTCGTGGCCCGAACTGAAGAGAAGCTGCTACAACTAAAAACAGAGCTTGAGGGACACCCCGTTACAATCATCCCCCAAGATTTGTCAGAGCCCGGAGCAGCTGAAATTGTTTATGACAAAGTAAAAGAGCTTGGTCTGACAGTTAGCGTATTGGTGAATAACGCCGGATTCGGTTTAAATGGCTATTTTGATGAGCTCCCTCTCTTAGATCAACAAAAAATGCTGCAAGTGAACGTAAATGCACTGACAGAACTCACCCACTTATTCTTACCTGAAATCAAGGCTGCACGTTTCCGTTCTATTCCTAAAGGCGTCCTGAACGTTGCAAGTACAGCCGCTTTTCAACCCGGACCGAAGATGTCTGTCTATTATGCGTCAAAGGCCTACGTACTCTCCTTATCAGAAGCGCTAGTAGAAGAATTAAAAGATACAAGTGTTACCATCTCTACCCTCTGTCCAGGAGCCACAGATACAAACTTTTTCAAAACAGCTAAAGCAGAGCATACAAAACTAGTCAACAGTACAATGTCCTCGGAATCAGTAGCAAAAGCCGGCTTTTTGGGCTTTGTCAAAGGAAAAAGAGTCATCATTCCCGGGACGGCCAACCAAAGTATGGCTTATCTATCTAAATGGCTCCCAAGATCCGTTTCAGCTAAATTCGCTCATTACATCGACAGCTGA
- a CDS encoding ATP-dependent helicase: MEELLNGLNNAQQEAVVSTEGYVRVIAGAGSGKTRALTHRYAFIVNELGIDPSNMLSVTFTNKAAHEMRRRVKKLIGGEQDTGFITTYHGFCVRVLREDIHRLFYPKNFVILDVEDQKVLLREIFEDMGLKMNDKTFKRILDKVGMLKGNTHYVQQMILRGEMPAVEKAGDLDSQIIQYYLKKQKRVYGLDFDDLLNFVFVLFEQYKEVLEKWQDRLYYLQVDEFQDSSFKQFELVKMLSEKHGNLFVVGDPDQTIYEWRGADPKYMVDFEEYFPEAQTVLLKENYRSTPEILSLGNALIQNNYFRVDKDMTPINPPGVKVIHYHGKDEIQESKWIVQQMKRIVEQNQARLSEIAVLYRANYLSRFIEQELIAENIEYTIYGGFKFFDRMEIKDALAHLRLIAVGDDLSFNRIVNVPKRQIGKKRMSFIRQKAEEDRLSLYQTLKKYADHERLQRTGAESFINAIESLREKRKTMKVSELLQEALQVTGYEAYRREDGDQQRLDNLAELLHSIVQYEQTLGETLDLEEYLQMLSLYTDDDREDQMDSIKLMTIHTAKGLEFPYVFLIGVTESVLPNVRALRQRKERALEEERRLAYVAVTRAKRELYLTESEGFQNGGQKKYPSRFIFEVEDELIDRIGEIDEGLMDEAKEFIKASHHMDITSPASHYEKGIRVKHPVFGEGTIEDIDEKKNNYLIFFDQLKSPRPISRNFKKLEKL; the protein is encoded by the coding sequence ATGGAAGAACTATTGAACGGTTTGAACAACGCTCAACAAGAAGCAGTGGTCTCCACAGAAGGCTATGTTCGTGTTATTGCCGGAGCAGGGTCAGGTAAGACGCGTGCATTGACACACCGTTATGCTTTTATTGTCAATGAGCTGGGTATTGATCCTTCAAATATGTTGTCCGTCACGTTTACGAATAAAGCTGCTCATGAAATGCGAAGACGGGTGAAGAAATTGATCGGCGGTGAACAAGATACAGGTTTCATTACAACATACCATGGGTTTTGTGTGAGGGTTCTTCGCGAAGATATCCACCGGTTATTTTACCCGAAAAACTTTGTGATCTTAGATGTTGAGGATCAAAAAGTCTTGTTACGTGAGATCTTTGAAGATATGGGCTTAAAGATGAATGACAAAACGTTTAAAAGGATACTGGACAAAGTCGGGATGTTGAAAGGGAATACCCATTACGTCCAGCAAATGATCCTACGAGGGGAAATGCCGGCTGTTGAAAAAGCTGGAGATCTCGATAGTCAGATCATTCAATATTACTTGAAAAAGCAGAAACGGGTGTATGGCCTCGACTTTGATGATTTACTTAATTTTGTATTTGTTTTATTTGAACAATATAAAGAAGTACTTGAAAAGTGGCAGGACCGTCTTTACTATCTGCAAGTCGATGAGTTTCAGGATAGCAGCTTCAAACAGTTTGAACTAGTTAAAATGCTTTCAGAAAAGCACGGAAACTTGTTCGTGGTCGGGGATCCTGACCAGACGATCTATGAATGGCGGGGAGCAGATCCTAAGTATATGGTAGATTTTGAAGAATACTTTCCAGAAGCTCAAACGGTTTTATTGAAAGAAAATTATCGTTCCACTCCGGAAATCTTATCCCTCGGCAACGCTTTGATCCAGAATAATTATTTCCGTGTTGATAAAGATATGACACCGATCAATCCTCCTGGAGTGAAGGTGATTCATTATCACGGTAAAGATGAGATCCAGGAATCGAAATGGATTGTTCAGCAGATGAAAAGGATCGTAGAACAAAATCAAGCTCGATTAAGTGAGATTGCCGTTTTATACAGAGCCAATTATTTATCTCGTTTTATCGAACAGGAATTGATTGCTGAGAATATCGAGTACACGATTTATGGCGGGTTTAAATTTTTCGATCGGATGGAAATCAAAGATGCGCTAGCCCATTTACGTTTGATTGCAGTTGGAGATGACTTATCTTTTAATAGAATCGTCAATGTCCCGAAAAGACAGATCGGGAAAAAAAGAATGAGCTTTATCAGACAAAAGGCCGAAGAAGATCGCCTATCCCTGTATCAGACCTTGAAGAAATATGCTGATCACGAACGGTTACAACGTACAGGTGCTGAATCATTCATCAATGCGATTGAATCTTTGAGAGAGAAAAGGAAGACAATGAAAGTTTCTGAGCTTCTTCAAGAGGCATTACAAGTGACAGGTTATGAAGCATACAGAAGAGAAGATGGAGACCAACAGCGATTGGACAACCTTGCTGAACTGTTGCATTCAATCGTCCAATATGAGCAGACTCTAGGAGAAACGCTTGACCTGGAGGAGTACTTGCAGATGTTATCTCTTTATACAGATGATGATAGAGAAGATCAAATGGATTCAATTAAGCTGATGACCATCCATACAGCAAAAGGGTTGGAGTTCCCCTATGTATTCTTGATTGGTGTGACTGAGAGTGTGCTTCCGAATGTACGAGCATTAAGGCAGCGGAAAGAGCGGGCCTTGGAGGAAGAACGGAGGCTGGCTTATGTTGCTGTCACCAGGGCAAAACGTGAACTTTATTTGACTGAGTCGGAAGGGTTTCAAAATGGAGGGCAAAAGAAATATCCATCCCGCTTCATTTTTGAGGTGGAAGATGAATTAATTGATCGAATCGGTGAAATAGACGAAGGGTTGATGGATGAAGCGAAAGAATTCATCAAAGCATCCCACCATATGGATATAACATCACCAGCGAGCCACTATGAAAAGGGAATCCGGGTGAAGCACCCGGTCTTTGGGGAAGGTACGATTGAAGATATTGATGAAAAGAAAAATAACTATTTGATTTTTTTCGATCAATTGAAGTCGCCGCGGCCAATCAGTCGAAACTTCAAGAAATTAGAGAAACTATGA
- a CDS encoding ABC transporter permease: protein MQWLTIYNKELLESARNFKWIWVPLVFILLSIIDPLSTYYLPQILEATGGLPDGATIDIPTPRPSDVLMMSISQLNMLGVLVIALITMGTISGERKSGVAELVLVKPIPYHCYTTAKWAAHMTLILTSILLGLLASWYYVNLLFDPLSFSGMLTAFLFYSLWIMLIVSISLFMNALTKSPGLVLFLTISTVILMNLLTSVFSHLLEWSPAMITSYLPGILQNGEMESNLMFTSLITAVVIIALLFGATYTLKHKEIA, encoded by the coding sequence ATGCAATGGCTGACCATTTACAATAAAGAATTATTAGAATCGGCAAGGAATTTCAAGTGGATATGGGTCCCTTTAGTCTTCATATTGCTCAGCATCATCGACCCCTTATCGACCTACTACCTCCCTCAAATTCTTGAAGCCACTGGCGGACTTCCAGATGGCGCAACGATCGACATACCGACACCCCGCCCCTCTGATGTGCTCATGATGAGTATATCTCAATTGAATATGCTTGGTGTGCTGGTTATAGCATTAATCACGATGGGGACGATTTCAGGGGAACGAAAAAGTGGAGTCGCAGAGCTTGTTCTTGTCAAACCCATTCCTTATCACTGCTATACGACTGCGAAATGGGCAGCTCATATGACCTTGATTCTCACTTCTATCTTATTAGGACTTTTAGCTAGTTGGTATTATGTGAATCTCTTATTTGATCCTCTCTCTTTTTCCGGCATGCTGACTGCTTTTCTATTTTACAGCCTTTGGATCATGTTGATCGTAAGTATCAGCCTGTTCATGAATGCCTTGACTAAATCACCAGGATTGGTTTTATTTTTGACGATCAGTACAGTCATCTTAATGAATTTATTGACAAGTGTTTTTTCTCATCTCCTTGAATGGAGTCCAGCGATGATTACATCCTACCTCCCGGGAATTCTTCAAAATGGAGAAATGGAAAGTAACCTAATGTTCACAAGTCTGATCACGGCAGTGGTTATCATCGCCTTACTCTTTGGCGCAACTTACACATTAAAGCACAAAGAAATCGCATGA
- a CDS encoding sigma-Y antisigma factor component — protein MKYYGPEEIPLWGFILIGMILITQSSVLFLKAKKRGKVPWLWGLVGLIQFPVPSIVFFILTRTAWRKNL, from the coding sequence ATGAAATATTATGGACCAGAAGAAATACCGCTGTGGGGGTTCATCCTTATCGGTATGATTCTCATCACCCAAAGTTCTGTTTTATTCCTCAAAGCTAAGAAAAGAGGAAAAGTCCCATGGCTCTGGGGACTCGTCGGCTTGATTCAGTTCCCTGTCCCAAGTATCGTTTTTTTCATTTTGACAAGAACAGCCTGGCGTAAAAACCTTTGA
- a CDS encoding YxlC family protein: protein MKGHDKTSDVEQILKKTAAHTDEQMDIKEPSIHYFENMVQKQTEAWYKRLWIEMTCLWIIAIVFLSSLAISVMYTPLLFIGTQVISTLVVLLYFIKETSRTVASRQ from the coding sequence ATGAAAGGTCATGATAAAACCAGTGACGTCGAACAAATATTGAAGAAAACAGCAGCACATACTGATGAACAAATGGATATTAAAGAACCGTCCATTCACTATTTTGAAAATATGGTGCAAAAACAAACCGAAGCCTGGTACAAGAGATTATGGATAGAGATGACGTGTTTATGGATCATAGCCATTGTTTTTCTCAGTTCCCTAGCAATAAGTGTAATGTATACCCCTCTATTATTTATTGGAACTCAAGTCATCTCCACTCTTGTGGTCCTGCTTTATTTTATTAAAGAAACTTCTAGAACGGTGGCGTCGCGACAATGA
- a CDS encoding PAS domain-containing protein — protein sequence MLLRNAMDLLDEGVLICDEEFTVTYVNPAYLEMFQLQDVRIVGENLHDIYPDLAPEKKVITKSKEEKDEVTFEGMDFHWKGKDMVLQLYTKQFSHEGQTFILTRIFDITEQAQREKQLVHMIEEMTANVVMIAKGYALLPLQPILREEQRHILLERVPVLCQEQNVSRLAIQFSGITVIDQEWAVLLKNLMMSLKLLGIEVVLAGMRPQVVMQFTQNNIKLEGVRTFMNIQQATKYFLDNGLKPRFE from the coding sequence ATGCTGTTACGAAATGCAATGGATCTTTTGGACGAGGGCGTATTGATCTGTGATGAAGAGTTCACAGTCACTTATGTCAACCCAGCCTATTTGGAAATGTTTCAATTACAGGATGTACGCATTGTTGGAGAGAACCTTCATGATATTTATCCGGATCTTGCACCAGAGAAAAAAGTAATTACAAAATCAAAAGAAGAGAAAGACGAAGTAACTTTTGAAGGAATGGACTTTCATTGGAAAGGCAAAGACATGGTGCTACAGTTGTACACGAAACAATTTTCACATGAAGGGCAAACATTCATTTTGACGAGAATATTCGATATTACCGAGCAGGCACAAAGAGAGAAACAGCTGGTCCATATGATCGAAGAGATGACAGCAAATGTAGTAATGATAGCCAAAGGATACGCCCTTTTGCCATTGCAACCGATTCTAAGGGAAGAACAAAGGCACATTCTATTAGAGAGAGTTCCAGTTTTGTGTCAAGAACAAAATGTGAGCCGTCTTGCGATCCAATTTTCTGGTATTACAGTGATCGATCAAGAGTGGGCGGTGTTATTGAAAAATTTAATGATGAGTTTAAAACTTTTAGGAATTGAAGTTGTCCTGGCCGGCATGCGTCCACAAGTCGTTATGCAGTTCACTCAGAATAACATCAAGTTGGAAGGCGTCCGGACTTTTATGAATATACAGCAGGCCACGAAATACTTTTTAGATAATGGTTTGAAACCAAGGTTTGAGTGA
- the sigY gene encoding RNA polymerase sigma factor SigY: protein MDRKEITRAQHGDQQALAKLLKEHYSFVVKYLWKMSGDEQVAYDVTQETLAKVIQKIHQYKEQASFSTWVIQIATHTYLDMQRKQKRKLDFEQQERERLRREPPPIPSNHEWHDVQEALWELEDQYRIPIVLKHYYGYEYEEIARMTKVKAGTVKSRVYYGLDKLRKELQHHERS, encoded by the coding sequence ATGGATCGAAAGGAAATAACACGTGCCCAGCATGGAGACCAGCAAGCGTTAGCAAAGCTGTTGAAAGAGCACTACAGCTTTGTGGTCAAATACTTATGGAAAATGAGCGGGGATGAACAAGTGGCCTATGATGTCACGCAGGAAACCCTCGCCAAAGTGATACAAAAAATCCACCAATATAAAGAGCAAGCAAGTTTCTCGACATGGGTTATCCAAATTGCTACTCACACGTATTTGGATATGCAAAGAAAACAGAAACGAAAGCTGGATTTTGAACAGCAGGAAAGGGAACGTCTTAGACGAGAACCACCGCCCATACCCTCCAATCATGAATGGCATGACGTACAGGAAGCTTTATGGGAGCTGGAAGATCAATACCGCATCCCTATCGTATTGAAGCATTATTACGGTTACGAATACGAGGAAATTGCACGTATGACGAAAGTCAAAGCAGGCACAGTTAAATCACGCGTATATTATGGTTTAGACAAATTGCGAAAGGAGCTGCAACATCATGAAAGGTCATGA
- a CDS encoding GNAT family N-acetyltransferase yields the protein MEDIQIRSFLEHDIYAVQQLNKKEGWNTLVQQEEETLCAWLNSEPALIALSEGEVVGYLRGLTDGTVTLYICELLVKENYRSRGVAEHLIRTAHECFPSTRVEMLASSDSEGYYADRGYRAFHGFRKSAEEI from the coding sequence ATGGAAGATATCCAAATCCGCTCATTTCTGGAACATGATATTTACGCCGTACAGCAATTGAACAAAAAAGAGGGATGGAATACTCTCGTCCAACAGGAGGAGGAAACCCTGTGTGCATGGTTGAATTCTGAACCCGCATTGATTGCACTTTCAGAGGGTGAGGTCGTCGGTTATCTCAGGGGGCTGACAGACGGAACGGTTACACTGTATATTTGTGAATTGCTCGTCAAAGAAAATTACCGGAGCAGAGGGGTTGCTGAACACCTGATCCGGACCGCACATGAATGTTTTCCGAGTACTCGTGTGGAGATGTTAGCATCAAGCGACTCCGAAGGTTATTATGCCGACCGCGGCTACCGTGCTTTTCATGGATTCCGGAAGTCTGCAGAAGAAATCTGA
- a CDS encoding NADH:flavin oxidoreductase yields the protein MNKDFNILFEEKKLKDKLFKNRYIVAPMTRVSAVNNGLANERMKQYYERYAKGGFSAIISEGIYPDEEYSQGYDNQPGMANENHRDAWKPIVRNVQAHGALFLAQIMHAGAQSQGNPHRSHSIGPSEVAPKNDQLPFYGGNGPFPTPRIMTHEDMENVKKSFAKSALLAKEAGFDGIEIHGANGYLLDQFLTDYFNQREDEYGGTTQNRIRYVLEVIEEVRKAVGEDYIVGIRISQGKASDGDHRWALGETDARTIFGELGNAPLDFIHVTDEDVTQAGFGEGSLSMATAAKTFSHLPVIANGKLESPEKASSLLEKNEADFISLGTSALVNPDAPNRIREGKPLEPFDFKSIMLPQADIKSHELTKELLRK from the coding sequence ATGAATAAAGATTTCAACATACTTTTTGAAGAGAAGAAATTAAAAGATAAGCTATTTAAGAACCGGTATATCGTTGCGCCCATGACAAGAGTGAGTGCTGTAAATAATGGATTAGCGAATGAACGAATGAAACAATACTATGAGCGTTATGCCAAGGGTGGATTCAGTGCCATCATCAGTGAAGGGATCTATCCAGACGAGGAGTATTCACAAGGGTATGATAACCAACCCGGAATGGCCAATGAAAATCATAGGGATGCGTGGAAACCAATCGTCCGAAACGTCCAGGCACACGGCGCCCTTTTTCTTGCTCAAATCATGCATGCTGGGGCACAGTCTCAAGGGAATCCGCACCGAAGCCATTCAATCGGACCTTCTGAAGTAGCTCCAAAGAATGACCAGCTTCCTTTTTATGGCGGCAATGGCCCATTCCCAACTCCAAGAATAATGACTCATGAGGATATGGAGAATGTTAAGAAGTCCTTCGCCAAATCTGCATTACTTGCAAAAGAAGCAGGATTTGACGGAATCGAAATTCATGGAGCTAATGGATATTTGCTCGACCAATTTCTGACCGATTACTTTAACCAAAGAGAAGATGAATACGGTGGAACGACTCAGAATCGCATTCGATATGTATTGGAAGTGATCGAAGAAGTAAGAAAAGCCGTAGGAGAAGATTATATTGTCGGTATTCGGATTTCCCAGGGCAAAGCTTCCGATGGGGACCACCGTTGGGCGTTAGGTGAAACAGATGCACGGACGATTTTTGGAGAACTTGGCAATGCCCCACTCGATTTTATTCACGTTACCGATGAAGATGTTACACAGGCCGGATTTGGCGAAGGATCACTATCTATGGCGACAGCCGCTAAAACTTTCAGCCATTTACCTGTCATAGCAAATGGAAAACTTGAGTCCCCTGAGAAAGCATCCTCTCTATTAGAGAAAAATGAGGCAGATTTCATCAGTTTGGGTACAAGTGCTTTGGTGAACCCAGATGCTCCAAATCGGATCCGTGAGGGAAAGCCTTTAGAACCATTTGATTTCAAGTCCATTATGCTCCCGCAAGCTGATATTAAAAGTCACGAACTGACGAAAGAACTTCTTAGAAAATGA
- a CDS encoding ABC transporter ATP-binding protein, translated as MISVKSLVKSYDKHAAVNDISFQLSPGKCVALLGPNGAGKTTTLRMMAGLITPTCGDVQLEGSKDDDIRHHIGYLPQHPQYHGWMTGREFLIYVARLARLSKKDAHQQADQLLKRVGIDAVKNRRIAKYSGGMKQRLGIAQAMIHKPKVLMLDEPVSALDPLGRRDVLDLMEELKQETTLLYSTHILSDAEEASDEILLMHEGSIIESGPLENVKERHQVDKISLRFADNPENYQKQLDKLEIVTKTEYNKQVLQVYVKNTLDARDEILSLAAKEKWPLLQFEVGRTSLEDLFMKVVNEYAMADHLQ; from the coding sequence ATGATCAGTGTGAAAAGTTTAGTGAAATCATACGATAAACACGCAGCTGTCAATGATATATCATTTCAGTTATCTCCCGGGAAATGCGTTGCACTTCTGGGACCTAACGGGGCCGGAAAAACAACTACCTTAAGAATGATGGCCGGACTCATCACACCTACATGCGGAGATGTACAGCTAGAGGGAAGTAAGGACGACGACATACGACACCATATCGGTTACTTACCACAGCATCCCCAGTATCATGGGTGGATGACAGGCAGAGAGTTCCTTATTTATGTGGCACGCCTTGCCCGTCTCTCAAAGAAGGATGCACATCAGCAGGCGGATCAATTATTGAAACGAGTTGGGATTGATGCAGTCAAAAACCGCCGTATAGCTAAATATTCAGGTGGAATGAAACAGAGGTTAGGTATTGCCCAAGCGATGATTCATAAACCGAAAGTCTTAATGCTGGATGAACCAGTCTCTGCGCTGGACCCTTTAGGAAGAAGAGATGTATTGGATTTAATGGAGGAATTGAAGCAGGAAACCACCCTCCTTTACTCTACTCATATTCTCAGTGATGCAGAGGAAGCAAGTGACGAAATCCTGCTGATGCATGAAGGGTCTATCATTGAGTCAGGACCTCTCGAAAATGTGAAAGAAAGACATCAGGTAGACAAAATTTCACTGAGATTTGCCGATAATCCTGAAAATTACCAGAAGCAATTAGACAAACTTGAAATTGTCACTAAAACAGAATATAACAAACAGGTCTTACAGGTTTATGTGAAGAACACCCTCGATGCCAGAGACGAAATCTTATCACTGGCAGCGAAGGAGAAATGGCCGCTCTTACAATTCGAGGTAGGCCGCACGTCCCTAGAAGATTTATTTATGAAGGTGGTGAACGAATATGCAATGGCTGACCATTTACAATAA
- a CDS encoding PLD nuclease N-terminal domain-containing protein has product MIMTQTAIQFIQDNLAIIAPLLIIQLILMITAIISLLRTDATNGPKWMWVLIILFINTLGPIAYFIFGRRIDS; this is encoded by the coding sequence ATGATAATGACACAAACTGCCATTCAATTTATTCAAGACAACCTGGCGATTATCGCTCCTCTCTTGATCATTCAATTAATATTGATGATTACAGCGATCATCAGCTTACTGCGCACCGATGCAACGAACGGGCCTAAATGGATGTGGGTACTGATTATCCTGTTCATCAACACACTTGGCCCAATCGCATATTTCATCTTCGGAAGGAGGATAGATTCATGA
- the trpE gene encoding anthranilate synthase component I: MTTYESFKSDAETYRTIPITQSFYTDTLTPIHMFHALNDEAVYMLESQDPESPWSNFSFIGLDPMIEIKEKNQTFSITDFHYNSTEKTTSFEAAFQKVVEDLQVKQADVDLPFKGGGVGYISYDAISDYEPVPRAPEDALDLANYHLLFCQTLIAYHHKTKETTILSFARMGRHQDSRDVFNSTNDRIKDIQKRLMNSKDLPDLMLPGDLNQKETVQFGSNYEPGQYKADVEKIKEYIRAGDIFQAVLSQRFHTVTERSGFELYRVLRNVNPSPYMFFLQMNNLEVIGSSPERLLEVQDGRLEIHPIAGTRKRGKTLEEDNALAEELLADEKELAEHRMLVDLARNDIGRVAEYGTVDVSEYMTIGRFSKVMHIISKVTGILKEEVSPIDALISSFPAGTLSGAPKVRAMQILRELEPTPRNLYGGGILYLGFDGNIDSCITIRTMTLVGKDLYIQAGAGIVADSDPEAEFQETLNKASALKRTIQLAEQVFEKSGEGVETR; encoded by the coding sequence ATGACTACTTATGAATCATTTAAAAGCGATGCCGAGACGTATCGCACCATCCCGATTACCCAATCCTTTTATACAGATACATTGACACCGATTCACATGTTTCACGCCCTGAATGATGAAGCGGTCTATATGTTAGAGAGCCAGGATCCGGAGTCGCCCTGGTCTAATTTTTCCTTCATTGGTTTAGATCCGATGATTGAAATCAAGGAAAAGAATCAGACGTTCTCAATTACTGATTTCCATTATAATTCTACCGAAAAAACGACATCCTTCGAAGCAGCTTTTCAAAAAGTTGTCGAAGACCTGCAAGTGAAGCAAGCTGATGTGGACTTACCATTTAAAGGTGGAGGCGTAGGCTACATCAGTTATGATGCGATATCTGATTATGAGCCTGTACCAAGAGCTCCGGAAGATGCACTGGATTTAGCTAATTACCACTTATTATTTTGCCAGACGTTAATTGCTTATCATCATAAAACGAAAGAGACGACCATTCTTTCATTTGCGAGAATGGGCAGACACCAAGATTCAAGAGATGTTTTCAACAGCACAAATGATCGAATAAAAGATATTCAAAAAAGGTTGATGAATTCAAAGGATTTGCCTGACTTGATGCTCCCTGGGGATTTGAATCAAAAGGAAACCGTACAATTCGGAAGTAATTATGAGCCTGGTCAATATAAAGCGGACGTAGAAAAAATCAAAGAGTACATTCGTGCAGGTGACATTTTTCAAGCGGTGTTATCGCAGCGGTTCCATACAGTTACGGAGCGGAGCGGTTTTGAATTGTACCGCGTGTTAAGGAATGTCAATCCATCACCATATATGTTCTTTTTGCAAATGAATAATCTGGAAGTGATTGGAAGCTCCCCTGAACGTTTACTGGAAGTTCAAGACGGGAGACTTGAAATCCATCCCATAGCAGGGACAAGGAAAAGAGGAAAGACTCTCGAGGAAGACAATGCACTAGCGGAGGAGTTGCTGGCTGATGAAAAAGAATTAGCAGAACATCGGATGCTAGTCGATCTTGCGCGGAATGATATCGGACGCGTTGCCGAGTATGGAACAGTCGATGTAAGCGAATATATGACGATCGGACGTTTTTCGAAGGTTATGCATATCATCAGTAAAGTGACTGGAATATTGAAAGAAGAGGTGTCACCGATTGATGCGCTCATTTCTTCTTTTCCTGCAGGGACCTTATCCGGAGCGCCGAAAGTCAGAGCGATGCAAATTCTGAGAGAGCTTGAACCTACGCCGAGGAATCTTTATGGTGGAGGAATCTTATATTTAGGATTTGATGGAAATATCGATTCCTGTATAACAATCCGGACCATGACACTTGTCGGAAAAGACTTGTATATCCAGGCAGGAGCTGGGATTGTCGCCGATTCTGATCCAGAAGCAGAGTTTCAGGAAACATTGAATAAAGCAAGTGCACTAAAAAGGACGATTCAACTAGCTGAGCAAGTTTTTGAGAAGAGTGGAGAAGGAGTGGAGACGAGATGA